The following are from one region of the Carnobacterium gallinarum DSM 4847 genome:
- a CDS encoding SHOCT-like domain-containing protein, with the protein MNQKERILDLVKQGLITAEEALVLLENTTKPASEKTKVDVEDEYPDDWKESVNETMNQVTEKVTEASAQVSKFAKKTLESVNEHLDWKEVQVKVPKITSTELTHEFIFSEDESKVIDLKVANGKVVFKNGVGTDLKIVANVKIYGKLNEDETSLDAYLKRITIEEEEGKLDFISENKRINGNLVVYLPQRAYEIHVG; encoded by the coding sequence ATGAACCAAAAAGAAAGAATTTTAGATTTAGTGAAGCAAGGATTAATTACAGCAGAGGAAGCATTAGTGTTATTAGAAAATACAACTAAACCAGCTTCAGAAAAAACAAAAGTCGATGTAGAGGATGAATATCCAGATGATTGGAAAGAGTCAGTTAATGAAACCATGAATCAAGTGACAGAGAAAGTTACTGAAGCAAGTGCACAAGTAAGTAAATTTGCTAAAAAAACATTAGAATCAGTTAACGAACATCTTGACTGGAAAGAAGTTCAAGTAAAAGTTCCTAAGATAACATCAACAGAATTAACTCACGAGTTTATTTTTTCAGAAGATGAGTCAAAAGTAATTGATTTAAAAGTTGCTAATGGCAAAGTAGTCTTTAAAAATGGTGTGGGCACCGATTTAAAAATTGTAGCTAATGTTAAAATTTATGGCAAACTAAATGAAGATGAAACTAGTTTAGATGCATATTTAAAACGTATCACAATTGAAGAAGAAGAAGGAAAATTAGATTTTATTAGTGAAAACAAACGTATTAATGGCAATTTGGTTGTTTATTTACCACAAAGAGCATATGAAATTCATGTTGGTTAA
- the liaX gene encoding daptomycin-sensing surface protein LiaX gives MKERERILELVKQGIISTEEALVLLENTAHKKGKEAVKKDQENVQKTVITKEPTPSKETTINLEKSPEPILSDIDEVVEEGEARVEQEQNEDRARLETILEELANEASGYSVKLDETNKTIEELQTQIKLKKEALMVFETKEELDELTSEDEAQVITIADELVALTDELNILNDTKENLETQLKDVKKQQWGTHKKNISEKFEIPDDWKDSATETMTSVGDKVTEAGTQFGKFMKETFNSVVENVDWKDINIRVPGLATTKFEHEFDYPTSEATILDIKVANGDVVFKNWDSNDIKITAKIKIYGKLDVENPFEAFLERSTIEVDDEHLLFHVPNKRIRCDLTFFLPERTYDHTAVKLLNGNLRFEEFDGKDIYAKSTNGNIVFDHLTATMLETEGVNGNVSILESQIRDLLVSSINGGITARGDIKSGSLSTVNGTVRATLTGNDIQRLEASSVNGTVKVAFPATVSIEGTAKSNLGSIQSRIQGVEIIKEKKDRTNQYLEFRRILDSAPMVAKLSTTTGSILMKDTE, from the coding sequence ATGAAAGAAAGAGAACGTATACTAGAATTAGTAAAACAAGGGATTATATCAACTGAAGAAGCATTAGTTTTATTGGAAAATACTGCTCATAAAAAAGGAAAAGAAGCTGTTAAGAAAGATCAAGAAAATGTTCAAAAAACAGTGATTACCAAAGAGCCAACACCTTCCAAGGAAACAACAATTAATCTAGAAAAATCTCCTGAACCAATTTTGTCTGATATTGATGAAGTTGTTGAAGAAGGAGAAGCTAGAGTTGAGCAAGAACAAAATGAAGACCGAGCTCGTTTAGAAACAATTCTTGAAGAATTAGCGAATGAAGCTTCAGGTTATTCAGTAAAATTAGATGAAACTAATAAGACAATTGAAGAATTACAAACCCAAATCAAATTAAAAAAAGAAGCCTTAATGGTTTTTGAAACAAAAGAAGAGTTAGATGAACTTACTTCTGAAGATGAGGCACAAGTAATAACAATTGCAGACGAACTTGTAGCATTAACTGATGAACTTAATATTTTAAACGATACAAAAGAAAATCTTGAAACGCAATTAAAAGATGTGAAAAAACAACAATGGGGTACTCATAAAAAGAATATCTCTGAAAAATTTGAAATTCCAGATGATTGGAAAGACTCAGCAACAGAAACAATGACTTCGGTTGGAGACAAAGTGACTGAGGCTGGAACTCAATTTGGCAAATTCATGAAAGAAACGTTTAATTCAGTCGTTGAAAATGTTGATTGGAAAGATATCAATATTCGTGTACCAGGATTAGCAACTACGAAGTTTGAACATGAGTTTGACTATCCAACAAGTGAAGCAACAATTCTTGATATAAAAGTTGCTAACGGGGATGTTGTCTTTAAAAATTGGGATAGTAATGATATTAAAATTACTGCAAAGATTAAAATTTATGGTAAATTAGATGTAGAAAATCCATTTGAAGCCTTTTTAGAACGTAGCACAATTGAGGTTGATGATGAGCATCTATTATTCCATGTACCAAATAAACGAATTCGTTGTGATTTAACCTTCTTCTTGCCAGAACGAACTTACGATCATACAGCAGTAAAATTGTTGAATGGAAACTTAAGATTTGAAGAGTTTGATGGAAAAGATATTTATGCAAAATCAACTAATGGCAATATTGTTTTTGACCATTTAACTGCAACAATGTTGGAAACAGAAGGTGTAAATGGCAATGTATCGATTTTAGAAAGTCAAATTCGTGATTTATTAGTTTCAAGTATCAATGGCGGCATTACTGCTCGTGGTGATATTAAGAGTGGAAGCTTGTCAACAGTAAATGGAACAGTTCGAGCAACCTTAACGGGTAATGATATTCAAAGACTAGAAGCTAGTTCTGTTAATGGAACTGTAAAAGTGGCTTTTCCTGCAACTGTTAGTATTGAAGGTACCGCTAAAAGTAATCTAGGTTCAATTCAAAGCCGAATTCAAGGTGTTGAGATTATTAAAGAGAAGAAAGATCGTACAAATCAATATTTAGAATTTAGACGTATTCTAGATAGCGCTCCAATGGTAGCTAAATTAAGTACAACTACGGGCAGTATCTTAATGAAAGATACTGAATAA
- a CDS encoding PspC domain-containing protein: MNKLEKSRSNRVVSGVLGGLGEYFNIDPTILRIIYVVLIVCGFGSPVILYIVLAFIMPEPTRGKDAQRGGFRNGSYYTNDNEHYGTPKKAEKRKEAEKFEDDDWSDF, translated from the coding sequence ATGAATAAATTAGAAAAATCAAGATCGAATCGTGTTGTAAGTGGGGTTTTAGGTGGTTTAGGCGAATATTTTAATATTGACCCAACTATTCTAAGAATCATTTATGTGGTATTAATTGTGTGTGGCTTTGGTTCACCAGTAATTCTTTATATCGTACTGGCATTCATTATGCCAGAGCCTACTAGAGGTAAAGATGCTCAACGTGGTGGTTTTAGAAATGGTTCTTATTATACTAATGATAATGAGCACTATGGTACGCCAAAAAAAGCGGAAAAACGTAAAGAGGCAGAAAAGTTTGAAGATGACGACTGGAGTGATTTCTAG
- a CDS encoding phage holin family protein gives MKFWQGILINALLFLALSGLFQSTFYVGSVWIALAASLVLAILNMAIKPILVILALPITVLTLGLFSIIINAGMLNLTSFIIGSSFHFSSFMTSIWIAILLSLVNTVIGNSTRDND, from the coding sequence GTGAAATTTTGGCAAGGTATTTTGATTAATGCTTTGTTATTCTTAGCATTATCTGGTTTGTTTCAAAGTACATTTTATGTTGGAAGTGTTTGGATTGCTTTAGCAGCAAGTCTTGTTTTAGCCATTTTAAATATGGCGATTAAACCAATTTTAGTAATCTTAGCGTTACCGATTACAGTGCTTACATTGGGACTTTTCAGTATCATTATTAATGCTGGAATGTTAAATTTAACCTCTTTTATTATTGGAAGTAGCTTTCATTTTTCTAGCTTTATGACAAGTATCTGGATAGCTATTTTGCTATCACTTGTGAATACAGTTATTGGAAATTCAACTAGGGACAATGATTAA
- the hprK gene encoding HPr(Ser) kinase/phosphatase, whose amino-acid sequence MTSSVTVRELVDILRLDVNNGEEHLDRKIVTSDVSRPGLELTGYFNYYPQERVQLFGRTEISFSQRMTSEERLIVMRRMCQPDTPAFILSRGLTPPEELVRATTEAKIPLLMSRLTTTRLSSNVTNYLEGKLAERISMHGVLIDVYGLGVLIMGDSGVGKSETALELIQRGHRLVADDRVEIHQQDEQTVVGESPDILRHLIEIRGIGIIDVMNLFGAGAVRSSKTIQLIVNLETWSKEKKFDRLGSGDESTRIFDVDVPKISIPVKTGRNLAIIIEVAAMNFRAKSMGYDATATFEKNLEILIEKNSKEI is encoded by the coding sequence ATGACTAGTAGTGTAACTGTAAGAGAATTAGTGGATATTCTTCGTTTAGATGTAAATAATGGGGAAGAACATTTAGATAGAAAAATTGTCACCAGTGACGTTTCTCGTCCGGGACTAGAATTAACAGGTTATTTTAATTATTATCCACAAGAGCGGGTTCAATTATTTGGACGCACTGAAATATCGTTCTCACAAAGAATGACGAGTGAAGAAAGATTAATTGTGATGCGTCGTATGTGTCAACCTGATACACCGGCTTTTATTTTGTCGCGGGGGTTAACACCGCCGGAAGAATTAGTTCGAGCAACAACAGAGGCGAAGATTCCTTTATTAATGTCACGCTTAACAACAACTCGTTTGTCTAGTAATGTGACGAATTATTTAGAAGGGAAATTGGCTGAGCGTATTTCAATGCATGGTGTTTTAATTGATGTGTATGGATTAGGTGTCTTAATTATGGGAGACAGTGGTGTTGGGAAAAGCGAAACTGCCCTTGAACTGATTCAGCGTGGTCATCGCTTAGTTGCCGATGATCGTGTGGAGATTCATCAACAAGATGAGCAAACGGTTGTTGGCGAATCACCAGATATTTTGCGTCATTTAATTGAAATTCGCGGAATTGGCATTATCGATGTGATGAATTTATTTGGTGCTGGTGCAGTTCGCAGTAGTAAAACGATTCAGTTAATTGTTAACTTGGAAACGTGGAGTAAGGAAAAGAAATTTGATCGTTTAGGTAGTGGCGATGAATCAACACGTATTTTTGATGTTGATGTACCAAAAATTTCAATTCCAGTTAAAACAGGACGTAACTTAGCGATTATTATTGAAGTGGCTGCGATGAATTTCAGAGCGAAAAGCATGGGATATGATGCAACTGCTACTTTTGAGAAAAACTTAGAAATTTTAATTGAAAAAAATTCAAAAGAAATTTAA
- the lgt gene encoding prolipoprotein diacylglyceryl transferase — MLQLGAIDPIAFSLGGLSVRWYGVIIASAVLLAIFLGTNESEKRGIKSDDIIDMMLWALPISIIGARLYYVAFELPYYLKNPAEIIAIWNGGIAIYGGLIAGGLTVYWFTRKRGLNFWLVLDIAAPSVIIAQAIGRWGNFVNQEAHGEATTKAFLEGLHLPAFIINNMQIDGIYYQPTFFYESMWNVLGFILLLILRRRKGLLKRGEVAFSYVLWYSFGRFFIEGMRTDSLLIGNTIRVSQILSIVLFVGALVLWIYRRKKYPENPYYLDGAEFSKVA, encoded by the coding sequence ATGTTACAATTAGGTGCAATTGATCCAATTGCTTTTTCACTTGGAGGGCTTTCTGTCCGTTGGTATGGTGTAATTATTGCATCAGCTGTATTATTGGCTATCTTTTTAGGTACAAATGAATCTGAAAAACGTGGTATTAAAAGTGATGATATTATTGATATGATGTTATGGGCATTGCCAATTTCGATTATTGGAGCTCGCTTGTATTATGTCGCTTTTGAGCTACCTTATTATTTGAAAAATCCGGCTGAAATTATAGCGATTTGGAATGGTGGAATTGCGATTTATGGTGGATTGATTGCTGGCGGTTTAACTGTATATTGGTTTACGAGAAAACGTGGCTTAAATTTCTGGTTAGTGTTAGATATTGCAGCACCGAGTGTCATTATTGCGCAAGCAATTGGTCGCTGGGGAAATTTTGTGAACCAAGAAGCACATGGTGAAGCCACAACTAAAGCTTTCTTAGAAGGGTTACATTTACCAGCATTTATTATTAACAATATGCAAATTGACGGTATTTATTATCAACCAACATTCTTTTATGAGTCAATGTGGAATGTCCTTGGATTTATTTTATTATTGATTTTAAGAAGACGTAAAGGGCTATTGAAACGTGGTGAAGTCGCGTTTAGTTATGTGTTATGGTATTCATTTGGTCGTTTCTTTATAGAAGGAATGCGAACAGATAGCTTACTAATTGGCAATACTATCCGAGTATCACAAATATTATCAATTGTTTTATTTGTTGGGGCTCTGGTATTGTGGATTTATCGACGCAAAAAATATCCTGAAAACCCATATTATTTAGATGGTGCAGAGTTTAGTAAAGTAGCATAG
- the ppaX gene encoding pyrophosphatase PpaX: MAIQTVLFDFDGTLANTNALISHSHLHVLEEYYPGVYDLDRVRAFNGPSLDMVYSGLNPDEKDSMIAKYRAFNEAHHDEMVHLFTGVKESLAELKANGICLAVVSTKYNEILIQGLTILDIKDYFDVIVGGLDYTHAKPDPEPIFVALAKLNREKETAIMVGDNSHDIESAKNAGIPSVFVAWSEKTLEEIAPYQPDFIVNSMADLTKLVLESNMK, encoded by the coding sequence TTGGCAATTCAAACAGTTTTATTTGATTTTGATGGAACATTAGCTAATACAAATGCGCTAATTAGTCATTCACACTTACATGTATTAGAAGAGTATTATCCAGGAGTATATGATTTGGATCGTGTTCGAGCTTTTAATGGACCTTCTTTGGATATGGTCTATAGTGGTTTAAATCCAGATGAAAAAGATAGCATGATTGCAAAATATCGTGCTTTTAATGAAGCACATCATGATGAGATGGTGCATTTATTTACCGGTGTTAAAGAAAGCTTAGCTGAATTAAAAGCGAATGGAATTTGTTTAGCTGTGGTTTCAACTAAGTACAACGAAATTTTGATTCAAGGCTTGACAATCTTAGATATTAAAGACTACTTTGATGTGATTGTTGGTGGGTTAGATTATACACATGCCAAACCTGATCCAGAGCCGATTTTTGTAGCATTAGCAAAATTAAATCGTGAAAAAGAAACGGCTATTATGGTAGGGGATAATTCTCATGATATAGAATCAGCTAAAAATGCCGGTATTCCAAGTGTTTTTGTGGCTTGGTCAGAAAAAACGTTGGAAGAAATAGCACCGTATCAACCAGATTTTATTGTCAACTCTATGGCAGATTTAACGAAGCTGGTGCTAGAATCGAATATGAAATAG
- a CDS encoding NAD(P)H-dependent glycerol-3-phosphate dehydrogenase, which yields MLKKIAVLGAGSWGTALSMVLNENGHEVHLWGNNVEQMKEINQEHSNAHYLPDIRLNEKIKGYTDLKAAVQGVDVILFVVPTKATRTVAKELAAVLDSPVVIAHASKGLEQESHKRISEVLEEEIPAEKRQAVVVLSGPSHAEEVAVKDITTITSASTNEAAAKLVQQLFMNQYFRVYTNEDIIGVELGAALKNIIALGAGALHGLGYGDNAKAALMTRGLAEISRLGVAFGAEPLTFIGLSGVGDLIVTCTSIHSRNWRAGNLLGKGHNLDEVLENMGMIVEGVSTTKAAYELAEQKGIEMPITEAIYDVLYNKADVKMVVSNLMTRDGKSED from the coding sequence ATGTTAAAGAAAATTGCTGTTTTAGGAGCTGGTTCTTGGGGAACAGCGCTATCAATGGTCCTAAATGAAAATGGCCATGAAGTACATTTATGGGGAAATAATGTTGAACAAATGAAAGAGATTAATCAAGAACATAGTAATGCTCATTATCTGCCAGATATTCGTTTGAATGAAAAAATCAAAGGATACACAGATTTAAAAGCCGCTGTTCAAGGTGTTGATGTTATTTTGTTTGTAGTACCAACGAAAGCGACAAGAACTGTTGCGAAAGAATTAGCAGCAGTATTAGATAGTCCTGTTGTGATTGCACATGCAAGTAAGGGATTAGAGCAAGAAAGTCATAAACGAATTTCAGAAGTATTAGAAGAAGAAATACCTGCCGAAAAACGACAAGCAGTAGTTGTTTTATCTGGTCCAAGTCATGCTGAAGAAGTTGCAGTTAAAGATATTACAACGATTACTTCAGCATCAACAAATGAAGCAGCAGCAAAGTTAGTTCAGCAATTATTTATGAATCAGTATTTCCGTGTTTATACGAATGAAGATATTATTGGCGTTGAGCTAGGGGCAGCATTGAAAAATATTATTGCCCTAGGAGCTGGTGCATTGCACGGACTAGGCTATGGGGATAATGCTAAGGCAGCATTAATGACTCGAGGTTTGGCAGAAATAAGTCGCCTAGGTGTTGCTTTTGGTGCAGAACCGTTAACTTTTATTGGTTTAAGTGGTGTTGGTGACTTAATTGTTACTTGTACAAGTATTCACTCTCGAAATTGGCGTGCAGGAAATCTGCTAGGTAAAGGACATAATCTTGATGAAGTTTTAGAAAATATGGGAATGATTGTTGAGGGAGTTTCAACGACGAAAGCAGCTTATGAATTAGCTGAACAAAAAGGAATTGAAATGCCAATTACTGAAGCTATCTATGATGTATTGTATAATAAAGCAGATGTCAAAATGGTTGTTTCTAATTTGATGACTCGTGATGGAAAATCTGAAGATTAA
- the galU gene encoding UTP--glucose-1-phosphate uridylyltransferase GalU, translating into MKKVKKAVIPAAGLGTRFLPATKAMAKEMLPIVDKPTIQFIVEEAINSGIEDILIVTGKSKRPIEDHFDSNPELEANLKEKDKLALLELVEETTGLNLYFVRQSHPKGLGDAVLQAKAFVGNEPFVVMLGDDIMEDKVPLTKQLMDCYETTHAANIAVMKVPHEETYKYGIIDPEGEVGKGLYNVKSFVEKPSPEDAPSDLAIIGRYLLTPEIFDILENQVPGAGNEIQLTDAIDTLNKTQRVFAHEFTGTRYDVGDKFGFLKTSIQYGLKHVEIKDNLRQYILELGAELALEDEKKANKKASSKESGK; encoded by the coding sequence ATGAAAAAAGTTAAAAAAGCAGTTATTCCTGCAGCAGGATTAGGAACACGTTTTTTACCAGCTACGAAAGCAATGGCGAAAGAAATGTTACCAATCGTTGATAAACCAACGATTCAATTTATTGTTGAAGAAGCAATTAATTCTGGAATTGAAGATATCTTGATTGTTACTGGTAAAAGTAAACGTCCAATCGAAGATCATTTTGATTCTAATCCAGAATTAGAAGCAAATTTAAAAGAAAAAGATAAATTAGCTTTATTGGAATTAGTTGAAGAAACAACGGGTTTAAATCTTTATTTTGTCCGTCAATCACATCCTAAAGGTTTAGGAGATGCTGTTTTACAAGCAAAAGCTTTTGTTGGAAATGAACCTTTTGTTGTTATGTTAGGCGATGATATTATGGAAGATAAAGTTCCATTGACTAAACAATTAATGGATTGCTATGAAACAACGCATGCAGCAAATATCGCTGTTATGAAAGTACCACATGAGGAAACATATAAATATGGAATTATTGATCCAGAGGGTGAAGTGGGTAAAGGTCTTTACAATGTGAAAAGCTTTGTAGAAAAACCTAGTCCAGAAGATGCTCCAAGTGATTTAGCTATTATTGGTCGTTATTTACTAACTCCTGAGATTTTTGATATTTTAGAAAATCAAGTTCCAGGAGCTGGTAATGAGATTCAGTTAACAGATGCTATTGATACATTGAATAAGACACAACGTGTATTTGCGCATGAATTTACTGGAACTCGTTATGATGTTGGTGATAAATTTGGTTTCTTGAAAACGAGTATTCAGTATGGATTAAAGCATGTTGAAATTAAAGATAATTTGAGACAATATATTTTGGAGTTAGGTGCAGAGCTGGCCTTAGAAGATGAGAAAAAAGCAAATAAAAAAGCCAGTTCTAAAGAATCTGGAAAATAG
- a CDS encoding tetratricopeptide repeat protein, with amino-acid sequence MSSLEKNTAQIINFIPSSDYYFNLGIGAFQKNDMKRAKKYLARAVTLCKNEEEKIFALCQLAICHQHIGEFNESIEILTNLIEESGDIFSEAYYFQANNYAFLEELPKALDLVETYLKIDPTGDFIEEAMELRNTLKIEIKDF; translated from the coding sequence ATGTCTAGTTTGGAGAAAAATACTGCACAGATAATTAACTTTATACCATCAAGTGATTATTATTTCAATTTAGGAATTGGTGCTTTTCAAAAAAATGATATGAAACGAGCTAAAAAATACTTAGCCCGAGCAGTGACCCTTTGCAAAAATGAAGAAGAAAAAATATTTGCTCTTTGTCAATTAGCGATTTGTCATCAACATATTGGTGAATTTAATGAATCTATCGAAATTTTAACTAATTTAATTGAAGAAAGTGGCGATATTTTTAGTGAAGCCTATTATTTTCAAGCGAATAACTATGCATTTTTAGAAGAATTACCAAAGGCTTTAGATTTAGTCGAAACATACTTAAAGATAGATCCAACAGGTGATTTTATTGAGGAAGCAATGGAACTAAGAAATACGTTGAAAATTGAGATTAAAGATTTTTAA
- the trxB gene encoding thioredoxin-disulfide reductase → MEVVEKIYDVIIVGSGPAGMTAALYASRSNLSTLMLERGVPGGQMINTAEIENYPGFLSILGPELSDKMFEGSKQFGAEYAYGDVKEVIDGVEYKTIIAGKKEYRTRAIIIASGAEHRKLGVEGETEYNGRGVSYCAVCDGAFFRNKDLIVVGGGDSAVEEGVYLTQFANKVTIVHRRDELRAQKILQDRAFKNDKVEFIWNATVEEIHGDDMKVTGAVLTDTKDGSKREVSADGAFIYVGILPQTKAFRNLGITDDEGWIITNEEMETSLPGIFAIGDVRQKTLRQVTTAVGDGGQAGQAVFKYIEELMETLEK, encoded by the coding sequence ATGGAAGTCGTTGAAAAAATATATGATGTTATAATTGTTGGGTCAGGACCTGCGGGTATGACTGCTGCATTGTATGCATCTCGTTCAAACTTATCAACTTTAATGCTAGAACGTGGTGTTCCAGGTGGACAAATGATTAATACTGCTGAAATTGAAAACTATCCCGGTTTTTTAAGTATCTTAGGACCAGAGTTATCCGATAAAATGTTTGAAGGTTCTAAGCAATTTGGTGCTGAGTATGCATATGGTGATGTAAAAGAAGTTATAGATGGTGTCGAATATAAAACAATTATTGCTGGTAAAAAAGAGTACCGAACACGTGCTATCATTATCGCTTCTGGAGCGGAGCATCGTAAACTAGGTGTTGAGGGTGAAACAGAGTACAATGGTCGTGGCGTTTCTTACTGTGCAGTATGTGATGGCGCATTTTTCCGAAATAAAGATTTAATTGTTGTTGGTGGTGGCGATTCAGCTGTTGAGGAAGGTGTTTATTTAACTCAATTTGCTAACAAAGTAACAATTGTTCATCGTCGTGATGAATTAAGAGCGCAAAAGATTTTACAAGATCGTGCCTTTAAAAATGATAAGGTTGAGTTTATCTGGAATGCAACGGTTGAAGAAATTCATGGAGATGATATGAAGGTTACTGGAGCTGTTTTAACAGATACAAAAGATGGTTCTAAACGTGAAGTTTCTGCTGATGGTGCTTTCATCTATGTCGGGATTTTACCTCAAACAAAAGCTTTTCGTAATCTAGGAATTACAGATGATGAAGGTTGGATTATTACGAATGAGGAGATGGAAACTAGCTTACCAGGGATTTTTGCAATTGGAGATGTTCGTCAAAAGACTTTGCGTCAAGTAACAACTGCAGTTGGTGATGGTGGTCAAGCTGGTCAAGCTGTCTTTAAATATATTGAAGAATTAATGGAAACATTAGAAAAATAA
- a CDS encoding phospho-sugar mutase, whose protein sequence is MTWKATYEAWQNYTNLDETLKAELATLAKDEKTLEDAFYAPLEFGTAGMRGVLGVGINRMNLYTVRQATEGLARFMDSLGEETKKRGVAIAFDSRHQSPEFAMEAARTLGAHGIPAFVFESLRPTPELSFAVRYQKAYAGIMITASHNPAEYNGYKVYGEDGGQMPPKEADALTEYVRGIENSLAIEVLSEEELKASSLLTILGEDVDAPYLELVKTVTVNSELVKEMSKEMKLVFTPLHGTGQMLGERALKNAGFEGISIVPEQAIPDPNFPTIKSPNPEEHSAFEYAIRLGEKENADVLVATDPDADRLGIAVKVPGGHYEVLSGNQIASLMLHYLLTAKKEAGTLPSNGAVLKSIVSSELATAIAESFNVEMINVLTGFKFIAEKIKQYETDHSHTFLFGFEESYGYLVKPFVRDKDAIQALVLVAEVAAFYKKQGKTMYDGLQEIYATYGYYEEKTISVTLAGIEGSAKIKALMAKFRAEAPTEFANSSVEIAEDFGDRRRVHQDGTVENIDMPASNVLKYLLVDGSWIAIRPSGTEPKIKFYIAAVAPTAKEVAQKVIDFEAAIQKLINE, encoded by the coding sequence ATGACTTGGAAAGCAACCTATGAAGCTTGGCAAAACTATACAAATTTAGATGAGACATTAAAAGCGGAGTTAGCAACATTGGCAAAAGATGAAAAGACGTTAGAAGATGCTTTTTATGCCCCACTTGAATTTGGTACGGCTGGTATGCGTGGTGTGTTAGGTGTTGGAATTAATCGTATGAATCTTTATACTGTTCGTCAAGCAACAGAAGGATTAGCTCGTTTTATGGATAGTTTAGGTGAAGAAACGAAAAAACGAGGTGTTGCAATTGCATTTGATTCAAGACACCAATCTCCTGAATTTGCAATGGAAGCAGCGAGAACTTTAGGTGCTCATGGAATTCCAGCTTTTGTTTTTGAAAGCTTGCGTCCTACACCAGAATTATCATTTGCGGTTCGTTATCAAAAAGCATATGCTGGAATTATGATTACGGCTAGTCATAATCCTGCTGAATACAATGGGTATAAAGTTTATGGTGAAGATGGTGGGCAAATGCCACCTAAAGAAGCGGATGCTTTAACAGAATATGTACGTGGTATTGAAAATAGTTTGGCAATTGAAGTTTTATCTGAAGAAGAATTAAAAGCTTCAAGCTTGTTGACTATTTTAGGTGAAGATGTTGATGCACCTTATCTTGAGTTAGTGAAAACAGTGACAGTTAATTCTGAATTAGTTAAAGAAATGAGCAAAGAAATGAAATTGGTATTTACACCACTTCATGGAACTGGTCAAATGTTAGGTGAACGAGCGTTGAAAAATGCTGGATTTGAAGGAATTAGTATTGTTCCTGAACAGGCTATTCCAGATCCTAACTTTCCAACAATTAAGTCACCAAATCCAGAAGAACATAGTGCTTTTGAATATGCCATTCGCTTAGGTGAAAAAGAAAATGCTGATGTTTTAGTAGCGACAGATCCTGATGCTGATCGTTTAGGTATTGCGGTTAAGGTACCAGGAGGACATTATGAAGTTCTTTCAGGAAATCAAATTGCTTCGTTAATGTTGCATTATTTATTGACTGCGAAAAAAGAAGCAGGAACGTTACCTAGCAATGGTGCTGTTTTGAAATCGATTGTTTCAAGCGAATTGGCAACAGCAATTGCTGAGAGCTTTAATGTTGAAATGATAAATGTTTTAACAGGTTTCAAATTTATTGCTGAAAAAATTAAACAATATGAAACAGATCATAGTCATACGTTCTTATTTGGTTTTGAAGAAAGCTATGGATACTTGGTAAAACCATTTGTTCGTGATAAAGATGCGATTCAAGCACTTGTTTTAGTTGCAGAAGTGGCAGCTTTCTATAAAAAACAAGGAAAAACAATGTATGATGGGTTACAAGAAATCTATGCAACCTATGGTTATTATGAGGAAAAAACAATTTCAGTAACATTAGCAGGAATTGAAGGTTCAGCTAAGATTAAAGCGCTAATGGCTAAGTTCAGAGCAGAGGCACCAACTGAATTTGCAAATAGTTCAGTAGAAATTGCGGAAGATTTTGGTGATCGCAGACGAGTTCATCAGGATGGCACAGTTGAAAACATTGATATGCCTGCATCCAACGTTTTGAAATATCTATTAGTTGATGGCAGCTGGATTGCCATTCGTCCGTCTGGAACAGAGCCTAAGATTAAATTCTATATTGCTGCTGTAGCTCCGACTGCAAAAGAAGTTGCACAAAAAGTAATTGATTTTGAAGCAGCCATCCAAAAATTAATTAACGAATAA